In Saccharothrix violaceirubra, the following are encoded in one genomic region:
- a CDS encoding PhoH family protein, with translation MAGTADNTPQDAQYKFAVPDSAVLALLGQRDENLRLAEELLEADVHVRGNEITLSGLPADVAFAERVFSELVTLAARGQQVNPDAVRRTVAMLSAGTGESPAEVLSLDIVSRRGRTIRPKTLNQKHYVDAIDKNTIVFGIGPAGTGKTYLAMAKAVQALQAKQVNRIILTRPAVEAGERLGYLPGTLHEKIDPYLRPLYDALHDMVDPESIPRLTQAGTIEVAPLAYMRGRTLNDAFIILDEAQNTTPEQMKMFLTRLGFGSKVVVTGDVTQVDLPGGQRSGLRVVREILEGVEDVHFSVLTSHDVVRHRLVADIVDAYEKWQVAVAETEEHEHHTGPGGRARQQRRGR, from the coding sequence GTGGCCGGAACCGCAGACAACACGCCGCAGGACGCCCAGTACAAGTTCGCCGTGCCGGACAGCGCGGTCCTCGCCCTGCTCGGGCAGCGTGACGAGAACCTGCGCCTCGCCGAGGAACTCCTCGAAGCGGACGTCCACGTGCGGGGCAACGAGATCACCCTGTCCGGCCTGCCCGCCGACGTGGCCTTCGCCGAGCGCGTGTTCTCGGAGCTGGTCACGCTCGCCGCGCGCGGCCAGCAGGTCAACCCGGACGCCGTCCGCCGCACGGTCGCGATGCTGTCCGCCGGCACCGGCGAGTCGCCGGCCGAGGTGCTCAGCCTCGACATCGTGTCGCGGCGCGGGCGCACGATCCGGCCCAAGACGCTGAACCAGAAGCACTACGTCGACGCCATCGACAAGAACACGATCGTGTTCGGCATCGGTCCGGCGGGTACCGGCAAGACCTACCTGGCGATGGCCAAGGCCGTGCAGGCGCTCCAGGCCAAGCAGGTCAACCGGATCATCCTGACCCGCCCGGCGGTCGAGGCGGGCGAGCGGCTGGGCTACCTGCCGGGCACGCTGCACGAGAAGATCGACCCGTACCTGCGTCCGCTCTACGACGCGCTGCACGACATGGTCGACCCGGAGTCGATCCCGCGTCTCACCCAGGCGGGCACGATCGAGGTCGCACCGCTGGCGTACATGCGCGGTCGCACGCTCAACGACGCGTTCATCATCCTGGACGAGGCGCAGAACACGACGCCCGAACAGATGAAGATGTTCCTCACCCGGCTCGGGTTCGGCTCGAAGGTCGTGGTGACCGGCGACGTCACCCAGGTCGACCTGCCCGGCGGGCAGCGCAGCGGCCTGCGGGTCGTCCGGGAGATCCTCGAAGGCGTCGAGGACGTGCACTTCTCCGTGCTGACCAGCCACGACGTGGTCCGCCACCGGCTGGTGGCCGACATCGTCGACGCGTACGAGAAGTGGCAGGTCGCGGTCGCCGAGACCGAGGAGCACGAGCACCACACCGGACCCGGTGGTCGGGCACGTCAGCAGCGCCGGGGACGATAG
- a CDS encoding GNAT family N-acetyltransferase: MTLGSVTTLRELTGDDLDACRALARSRTWPDEPDKWAFLLRVGTGFGLFDGSRLVGTVLVTRFPGHAVISMVLVAVTHERRGLGRRLMTHALEFADSPVVSLHATPNGRPLYSKLGFVAVDRVTAHVGRFTRAASGVSRPLVAADRDRVVAEDARVFGADRSGMWDGLFGFVERARVSPEGFGCAWWNLDRLMIGPVVARSVTGAAELVADLAAGDRVIRVDSRSSGLGAWLVRHGLAARATVDLMVRGEFPGDRDRLFAPVMQALG, from the coding sequence GTGACGCTGGGGAGTGTGACGACGTTGCGGGAGTTGACGGGCGACGACCTGGACGCGTGCCGGGCACTGGCGCGGTCGCGGACGTGGCCCGACGAGCCGGACAAGTGGGCGTTCCTGCTTCGGGTGGGGACCGGGTTCGGGCTGTTCGACGGGTCCCGGCTGGTCGGGACGGTGCTCGTGACGCGGTTCCCCGGGCACGCGGTGATCAGCATGGTGCTGGTGGCCGTGACGCACGAGAGGCGTGGGCTGGGGCGGCGGCTGATGACGCACGCCCTGGAGTTCGCCGATTCGCCGGTGGTGTCGTTGCACGCCACGCCGAACGGGCGGCCCCTGTACTCGAAGCTGGGGTTCGTGGCGGTGGATCGGGTCACGGCGCATGTCGGCCGGTTCACGCGCGCGGCGAGTGGGGTGTCGCGGCCGTTGGTCGCCGCGGATCGGGACCGGGTGGTGGCCGAGGACGCCCGGGTGTTCGGGGCGGACCGGTCGGGGATGTGGGACGGGTTGTTCGGGTTCGTGGAACGGGCCCGGGTGTCGCCCGAGGGGTTCGGGTGTGCGTGGTGGAACCTCGATCGGCTCATGATCGGGCCGGTGGTGGCGCGGAGCGTCACGGGGGCGGCGGAGTTGGTCGCGGACCTCGCGGCGGGGGATCGGGTGATCCGGGTGGATTCGCGGTCGTCGGGGTTGGGGGCGTGGTTGGTGCGGCACGGGTTGGCGGCGCGGGCAACCGTGGACCTGATGGTGCGCGGTGAGTTCCCGGGTGACCGCGACCGCCTGTTCGCGCCGGTGATGCAGGCGTTGGGGTAG
- a CDS encoding histidine triad nucleotide-binding protein, whose translation MSDCLFCRIVARELPATVVHETDTTLAFRDIAPQAPVHVIVVPKIHATDAVALTTTAPGVLDDLFRTAGEVAKTENVADSGYRLLFNTGVEAGQTVFHAHLHVLGGRRLGPLA comes from the coding sequence ATGTCCGACTGCCTGTTCTGCCGCATCGTGGCCCGCGAACTCCCCGCCACCGTGGTCCACGAGACCGACACGACGCTCGCCTTCCGCGACATCGCCCCCCAAGCCCCGGTCCACGTGATCGTCGTCCCCAAGATCCACGCGACCGACGCGGTAGCCCTCACCACCACCGCCCCCGGCGTCCTCGACGACCTGTTCCGCACGGCCGGCGAGGTCGCCAAGACCGAGAACGTCGCCGACTCCGGCTACCGCCTCCTGTTCAACACCGGCGTGGAAGCCGGCCAAACCGTCTTCCACGCCCACCTGCACGTCCTCGGCGGCCGACGACTGGGCCCGCTGGCCTGA
- a CDS encoding alpha/beta hydrolase family protein, with amino-acid sequence MQRIVYGDHPSQFAELTGPPQNRSAVVVVIHGGFWHERYGLELGRPLALDLVAHGVRALTIEYRRISAGGGWPETGEDVLAALDAVAGPLVTLGHSAGGHLAVWAAARHPRVVGAVSQAGVLDFRGDPQITKRAAELLGGTPEEVPDKYADADPTACLPIDKPMVLVHGENDEDVPISQSEAFATASGAELITLRNTTHMDLITPGTKAWQTCRDAALRLAAEARP; translated from the coding sequence TTGCAGCGCATCGTCTACGGCGACCATCCGAGCCAATTCGCCGAATTGACGGGTCCACCGCAGAACCGTTCGGCCGTGGTCGTGGTCATCCACGGCGGGTTCTGGCACGAGCGATATGGACTCGAGTTGGGCCGCCCACTGGCGCTCGATCTGGTGGCGCACGGCGTCCGGGCACTGACAATCGAGTACCGCCGCATATCTGCCGGCGGCGGCTGGCCCGAAACAGGCGAGGACGTCCTCGCCGCACTGGACGCGGTAGCGGGCCCCTTGGTCACTCTCGGTCACTCGGCAGGAGGCCACCTGGCGGTCTGGGCGGCAGCCCGCCACCCCCGGGTCGTCGGCGCCGTGTCCCAGGCCGGCGTCCTCGACTTCCGGGGCGACCCCCAGATCACCAAGCGGGCAGCGGAACTCCTCGGCGGAACCCCGGAGGAGGTCCCCGACAAGTACGCCGACGCCGACCCGACCGCCTGCCTCCCGATCGACAAGCCGATGGTCCTCGTCCACGGCGAGAACGACGAGGACGTCCCGATCAGCCAAAGCGAAGCCTTCGCCACCGCCTCCGGCGCAGAGTTGATCACCCTCCGGAACACGACCCACATGGACCTGATCACCCCTGGCACGAAGGCCTGGCAAACCTGCCGAGACGCGGCACTACGCCTGGCGGCAGAAGCCAGGCCCTGA
- a CDS encoding 16S rRNA (uracil(1498)-N(3))-methyltransferase, with the protein MTPPVFLVPALPAGSSMLLDGPEGRHAATVRRLRAGEELVLSDGTGAQARCVVAEALKDGLRLDVVERWVVPEPRVRVVVAQALVKGDRGELAVELATEAGVDGVVPWRASRCVTKWDEGPRGAKALERWRATVREAAKQARRARVPSVAEPVGTAELARLTSSSSVTLVLHETATGSIADVELPTDGDVLLVVGPEGGITDEELSALTTAGAHAVRLGHTVLRASTAAAVALGALGVLTDRWR; encoded by the coding sequence GTGACGCCACCGGTCTTCCTGGTCCCCGCGCTGCCCGCCGGGTCGTCCATGCTGTTGGACGGCCCGGAGGGGCGGCACGCGGCGACCGTGCGGCGGTTGCGTGCGGGCGAGGAGCTGGTGCTGTCGGACGGCACGGGTGCCCAGGCGCGGTGCGTCGTGGCCGAGGCGCTCAAGGACGGCCTGCGGCTGGACGTCGTCGAGCGGTGGGTCGTGCCCGAGCCCCGCGTGCGGGTCGTCGTGGCGCAGGCGTTGGTCAAGGGCGATCGCGGGGAGCTGGCCGTGGAGCTGGCGACCGAGGCCGGCGTGGACGGGGTCGTGCCGTGGCGGGCGTCGCGCTGCGTCACCAAGTGGGACGAGGGTCCCCGCGGCGCGAAGGCCCTGGAACGCTGGCGCGCGACCGTTCGGGAAGCCGCGAAACAGGCACGCAGGGCCCGCGTCCCTTCGGTCGCGGAACCGGTCGGGACCGCCGAGTTGGCTCGATTGACGAGTTCGTCGTCGGTCACGTTGGTTTTGCACGAGACTGCCACGGGTTCAATCGCCGATGTCGAACTGCCGACCGACGGCGACGTGTTGTTGGTGGTCGGTCCGGAAGGCGGGATCACCGACGAGGAATTGTCGGCATTGACGACCGCGGGCGCGCACGCGGTGCGACTGGGCCATACCGTTCTGCGAGCATCCACCGCGGCGGCCGTGGCTTTGGGTGCGCTCGGTGTGCTGACCGATCGCTGGCGGTAG
- the dnaJ gene encoding molecular chaperone DnaJ, which yields MARDYYGMLGVARDATPEEIKRAYRKLARQLHPDVNPNEEARFKEVTAAYEVLSDPKKRQVVDLGGDPLDQGGGGGGRDPFAGFGLGDIMDAFFGAGGGAGGGRGPRSRVQPGSDALIRLAMTLEECAAGTSRELTVDTAILCDVCVGSGCADGSAPVRCDTCGGRGEVQSVQRSFLGQVVTARPCPVCRGLGEVIPDPCRQCAGEGRVRSRRTISVQIPAGVAEGMRVRLAGQGEVGPGGGPAGDLYVEIEEVPHEDFERDGANLHCAIRIPMTTAALGAVLSLKTLDGEEELVIDPGTQPNTELVLTGRGMPRLRSTGRVDGRGDLHVHLEVVVPTKLDARQTELLRELAVARGEDEPSLSHNGKGGGLFSRLRSGRGHR from the coding sequence GTGGCGAGGGACTACTACGGCATGCTCGGAGTCGCGCGCGACGCGACCCCTGAGGAGATCAAGCGCGCCTACCGCAAGCTCGCGCGGCAGTTGCACCCGGACGTCAACCCCAACGAGGAAGCCCGCTTCAAGGAGGTGACCGCCGCCTACGAGGTCCTGTCGGACCCGAAGAAGCGGCAGGTCGTCGACCTCGGCGGGGATCCGCTCGACCAGGGTGGCGGTGGCGGCGGGCGCGACCCGTTCGCCGGGTTCGGCCTCGGCGACATCATGGACGCGTTCTTCGGCGCCGGCGGGGGAGCGGGTGGCGGACGCGGTCCGCGCAGCCGGGTCCAGCCGGGCTCGGACGCGTTGATCCGGCTCGCCATGACGCTGGAGGAGTGCGCGGCGGGCACCAGTCGTGAACTGACCGTCGACACCGCGATCCTGTGCGACGTGTGCGTGGGCAGCGGCTGCGCCGACGGTTCGGCCCCGGTGCGCTGCGACACGTGCGGCGGGCGCGGCGAGGTGCAGTCCGTGCAGCGCTCGTTCCTCGGCCAGGTCGTGACGGCCCGGCCGTGCCCGGTGTGCCGGGGACTGGGCGAGGTCATCCCGGACCCGTGCCGGCAGTGCGCGGGCGAGGGCCGGGTGCGGTCGCGGCGGACGATCTCCGTGCAGATCCCGGCCGGTGTGGCCGAGGGCATGCGCGTGCGGCTGGCGGGTCAGGGCGAGGTCGGTCCGGGCGGTGGCCCGGCGGGCGACCTGTACGTGGAGATCGAGGAGGTGCCGCACGAGGACTTCGAGCGTGACGGCGCCAACCTGCACTGCGCGATCCGCATCCCGATGACGACCGCCGCGCTCGGCGCCGTGCTGTCGCTCAAGACGCTCGACGGCGAGGAAGAACTGGTCATCGACCCCGGTACCCAGCCGAACACCGAGCTGGTGCTCACCGGCCGCGGCATGCCCCGCCTGCGCTCGACCGGGCGCGTCGACGGCCGCGGCGATCTGCACGTCCACCTCGAGGTCGTGGTGCCGACCAAGCTCGACGCCCGGCAGACCGAACTGCTGCGCGAGCTGGCCGTGGCGCGTGGCGAGGACGAGCCGAGCCTGTCGCACAACGGCAAGGGCGGCGGTCTGTTCTCGCGGCTGCGGTCCGGCCGCGGCCACCGGTGA
- the hrcA gene encoding heat-inducible transcriptional repressor HrcA has protein sequence MVNADERRFDVLRAIVADYVSNQEPVGSKALVERHNLGVSSATVRNDMAALEEDGYITQPHTSAGRVPTDKGYRLFVDRLSEVKPLSSPERKAIRHFLEGAYDLDDVLRRSVRLLAQLTRQVAVVQYPTLSRSTVRHLEVLAITPARLMLVLITDSGRVDQRSVDLGDVIVEDNVARLRSLLNAAMVGKRLSDASAEVAALPDQSPPELRDAVTRVATVLIESLVEHPEERLVLGGTANLTRNVADFPGSLRQVLEALEEQVVVLKLLAAARDPGTILVHIGEENEAAEMRSTSIVSIGYGSRDNLLGGMGVVGPTRMDYPGTMAAVRAVATYVGEILTSR, from the coding sequence GTGGTGAACGCCGATGAGCGCCGTTTCGACGTGCTGCGGGCGATCGTCGCCGACTACGTGTCCAACCAGGAACCGGTCGGCTCCAAGGCCCTGGTCGAGCGGCACAACCTCGGCGTGAGCAGCGCGACCGTGCGCAACGACATGGCCGCGCTGGAGGAGGACGGCTACATCACGCAGCCGCACACCAGCGCCGGCCGCGTGCCCACCGACAAGGGCTACCGCCTGTTCGTCGACCGGCTCAGCGAGGTCAAGCCGCTGTCGTCGCCCGAGCGCAAGGCCATCCGCCACTTCCTCGAGGGCGCCTACGACCTCGACGACGTGCTGCGTCGCAGCGTCCGGCTGCTGGCCCAGCTCACCCGCCAGGTCGCGGTCGTGCAGTACCCCACGTTGAGCCGGTCCACCGTCCGGCACCTGGAGGTCCTGGCGATCACGCCCGCCCGCCTGATGCTCGTGCTGATCACCGACTCCGGCCGGGTCGACCAGCGGTCGGTCGACCTCGGGGACGTGATCGTCGAGGACAACGTCGCCCGGCTGCGCTCCCTGCTCAACGCGGCCATGGTCGGCAAGCGGCTGTCCGACGCGTCCGCCGAGGTCGCGGCCCTGCCCGACCAGTCGCCGCCGGAGCTGCGCGACGCCGTGACGCGGGTCGCCACCGTGCTGATCGAATCGCTGGTCGAGCACCCCGAGGAACGCCTGGTGCTGGGTGGCACCGCGAACCTGACCCGGAACGTGGCAGACTTCCCCGGTTCGCTGCGCCAGGTGCTGGAGGCGCTGGAGGAGCAGGTCGTCGTGCTGAAGCTGCTGGCGGCGGCCCGCGATCCCGGCACCATCCTGGTGCACATCGGGGAGGAGAACGAGGCGGCCGAGATGCGCAGCACCTCGATCGTCTCCATCGGCTACGGCAGCCGGGACAACCTGCTCGGCGGCATGGGCGTGGTCGGGCCGACCCGGATGGACTACCCCGGGACCATGGCGGCGGTGCGCGCGGTCGCCACCTACGTCGGTGAGATCCTGACCTCACGGTGA
- a CDS encoding GNAT family N-acetyltransferase — protein MRYPPIASGVLIPRIQAALRASIVDDSVRVGPFLVRFDAGSDHPFLNYAVPDDGADPTSEQVAELVAAFRARSRTPRLEYLRPAPAADAALAAAGFTVDQLLPMMAIDALTAPPTPAGVALALATSDADLFDVATVQNVGFGVDAPATDSDVARQRAVLDAGGFAVVARLGDAVVGAGVATAPHDGLSQVAGIAVPEAFRRRGIASTVCADLTARVFAAGWTPFLETEPDGKVTRLYGPLGFYKIGESAAVTLK, from the coding sequence GTGAGGTATCCCCCGATAGCGTCCGGCGTGCTCATCCCCCGAATCCAGGCCGCGCTGCGCGCGTCGATCGTCGACGACTCCGTGCGGGTGGGGCCGTTCCTGGTCCGCTTCGACGCCGGTTCCGACCACCCGTTCCTCAACTACGCCGTGCCCGACGACGGCGCCGACCCCACGTCCGAGCAGGTCGCGGAGCTGGTGGCGGCGTTCCGCGCGCGGTCGCGCACGCCCCGGCTGGAGTACCTGCGCCCGGCGCCGGCCGCCGACGCGGCGCTGGCGGCGGCCGGGTTCACCGTCGACCAGCTGCTGCCGATGATGGCGATCGACGCGCTGACCGCGCCGCCGACGCCGGCCGGGGTGGCGCTCGCACTCGCCACTTCGGACGCGGACCTGTTCGACGTGGCGACGGTGCAGAACGTCGGCTTCGGGGTGGACGCGCCGGCGACCGACTCGGACGTGGCGCGGCAGCGGGCCGTGCTGGACGCGGGCGGGTTCGCGGTCGTGGCCCGGCTCGGCGACGCGGTGGTGGGCGCCGGCGTGGCGACGGCACCGCACGACGGGCTGTCGCAGGTGGCCGGCATCGCCGTGCCGGAGGCGTTCCGCCGGCGGGGGATCGCGTCGACGGTGTGCGCGGACCTGACCGCACGGGTGTTCGCGGCCGGGTGGACGCCGTTCCTGGAGACCGAACCGGACGGGAAGGTCACCCGGCTGTACGGGCCGCTGGGGTTCTACAAGATCGGCGAGTCGGCGGCCGTCACGCTCAAGTGA
- the hemW gene encoding radical SAM family heme chaperone HemW — protein sequence MPSALPTGDPAPADGSLPSSALTGLGTRPFGVYVHVPFCATRCGYCDFNTYTAGELGTSASPASWLDAVKRELDLAATVLGTPPRADTVFVGGGTPSLLGADGLAAVLDAVRGAFGLAPGAEVTTESNPESTSPEFFGALRDAGYTRVSLGMQSAVRHVLAVLDRVHTPGRPAAAAREAREAGFEHVNLDLIYGTPGESLDDLRASLDAVRSAGVDHVSAYALIVEEGTALARRVRRGEVPMPDDDVLADKYELVDAALTAQGLRWYEVSNWAATEDARCRHNLLYWQGADWWGAGPGAHSHVGGVRWWNVKHPAKYAELLTAGGSPAAGRETLTPDDRRVERVLLELRLAEGLPLDVLDEDGRARAKAAAVDGLLDEAALAAGRCVLTDRGRLLADAVVHRLT from the coding sequence ATGCCCTCCGCCCTGCCGACCGGTGATCCCGCGCCCGCCGACGGCTCACTGCCCTCCTCGGCGCTGACCGGTCTCGGTACCCGCCCGTTCGGCGTGTACGTGCACGTGCCGTTCTGCGCGACCCGCTGCGGCTACTGCGACTTCAACACCTACACCGCCGGTGAGCTGGGCACATCGGCGTCACCGGCGTCGTGGCTGGACGCCGTGAAGCGCGAACTCGACCTCGCCGCGACCGTGCTCGGCACCCCGCCGCGTGCCGACACCGTGTTCGTGGGCGGTGGCACTCCGTCACTCCTGGGCGCCGACGGTCTCGCGGCCGTGCTCGACGCGGTGCGCGGCGCGTTCGGTCTGGCGCCCGGCGCCGAAGTCACCACGGAGTCGAATCCGGAGTCCACGTCACCGGAATTCTTCGGCGCCCTTCGTGACGCCGGTTACACGCGGGTGTCGCTGGGCATGCAGTCGGCGGTGCGGCACGTGCTCGCCGTGCTCGACCGCGTCCACACCCCGGGCCGTCCCGCCGCGGCGGCGCGGGAGGCGCGCGAGGCCGGTTTCGAGCACGTGAACCTCGACCTGATCTACGGCACGCCCGGCGAGTCGCTCGACGACCTGCGCGCGTCGCTCGACGCCGTGCGCTCGGCGGGGGTGGACCACGTGTCGGCGTACGCGCTGATCGTCGAGGAGGGCACGGCCCTGGCCCGCCGGGTGCGGCGCGGCGAGGTGCCGATGCCCGACGACGACGTGCTGGCCGACAAGTACGAACTCGTCGACGCGGCCCTGACCGCGCAGGGCCTGCGGTGGTACGAGGTCTCGAACTGGGCCGCGACCGAGGACGCCCGCTGCCGCCACAACCTCCTCTACTGGCAGGGCGCGGACTGGTGGGGCGCCGGACCGGGCGCGCACAGCCACGTCGGCGGCGTGCGCTGGTGGAACGTCAAACACCCGGCCAAGTACGCCGAACTCCTCACGGCGGGCGGCTCGCCCGCCGCCGGCCGCGAGACCCTGACCCCCGACGACCGGCGGGTCGAACGCGTGCTGCTCGAACTGCGCCTGGCCGAGGGACTGCCGCTGGACGTGCTCGACGAGGACGGTCGCGCGCGGGCCAAGGCCGCCGCGGTCGACGGCCTGCTCGACGAGGCCGCGCTCGCGGCGGGCCGCTGCGTGCTGACCGACCGGGGCCGACTGCTCGCCGACGCGGTCGTGCACCGCCTCACTTGA
- a CDS encoding putative leader peptide has translation MTSTGIRLVVRRHVDFRRVSSAMCRRSA, from the coding sequence ATGACGTCGACCGGAATCCGCCTGGTGGTACGCCGCCATGTGGATTTTCGTCGCGTCTCCAGCGCGATGTGCCGCAGGTCGGCATAA
- a CDS encoding nitrite/sulfite reductase, protein MVPPTTTPGRAKQRRGEGQWALGYREPLNPNERSKKDDNPLNVRARIENIYARGGFASIDPGDLRGRFRWYGLYTQRKPGIDGGRTGALEPEELDDEYFMLRVRIDGGRLTTQQLALIGELSQTYARDTADITDRQNVQYHWIRIEDVPALWQRLEDAGLTTMEACGDSPRVVLGSPVAGISADEIIDGSPAIDEILERYIGDPRFANLPRKFKTSISGRQDTAHEIHDIAFVGVEHPEHGPGFDLWVGGGLSTNPMLAKRLGVWVPRDEVPAVWEGVISVFRDYGYRRLRHRARIKFLVADWGPEKFRQVLEDEFLGRKLIDGPAPETPARPIDHIGVHRQKDGLFYVGAAPVAGRVSGSILVEVAKAVERAGSNRVRLTPQQKLVVLDVAEAEVKGLQAALAELGLQTEPSPWRRGIMACTGIEFCKLAIVETKARAATLVDELESRLADITDGTTAPLAVHINGCPNSCARIQTADIGLKGQIVTDEAGNQVEGFQVHLGGGLGLDSGFGRKLRGHKVTATDLPDYVERVVRNFVAQKEEDERFAQWVARADEADLR, encoded by the coding sequence ATGGTCCCCCCGACTACGACGCCTGGGCGCGCCAAGCAGCGCCGAGGTGAGGGGCAGTGGGCGCTGGGCTACCGCGAGCCGCTGAACCCGAACGAGCGGAGCAAGAAGGACGACAACCCGCTCAACGTGCGGGCGCGGATCGAGAACATCTACGCCCGCGGCGGGTTCGCCTCCATCGACCCCGGCGACCTGCGTGGCCGCTTCCGCTGGTACGGCCTGTACACGCAGCGCAAGCCCGGCATCGACGGCGGCCGTACCGGCGCGTTGGAGCCCGAAGAGCTGGACGACGAGTACTTCATGCTGCGCGTCCGCATCGACGGCGGCCGGCTGACCACCCAGCAGCTCGCGCTGATCGGCGAGCTGTCGCAGACGTACGCGCGCGACACGGCCGACATCACCGACCGGCAGAACGTGCAGTACCACTGGATCCGCATCGAGGACGTCCCCGCGCTCTGGCAGCGGCTGGAGGACGCGGGCCTGACGACGATGGAGGCGTGCGGCGACAGCCCACGCGTCGTGCTCGGTTCCCCGGTGGCGGGCATCTCCGCGGACGAGATCATCGACGGCTCCCCCGCCATCGACGAGATCCTCGAGCGCTACATCGGCGACCCGCGCTTCGCCAACCTGCCGCGCAAGTTCAAGACCTCGATCTCGGGCCGGCAGGACACCGCCCACGAGATCCACGACATCGCGTTCGTCGGCGTCGAGCACCCCGAGCACGGCCCCGGGTTCGACCTGTGGGTCGGCGGCGGCCTGTCCACGAACCCGATGCTGGCCAAGCGGCTGGGCGTCTGGGTGCCGCGCGACGAGGTGCCGGCCGTGTGGGAGGGCGTGATCAGCGTCTTCCGCGACTACGGCTACCGCCGGCTGCGGCACCGCGCGCGGATCAAGTTCCTGGTGGCGGACTGGGGTCCGGAGAAGTTCCGCCAGGTGCTGGAGGACGAGTTCCTCGGCCGCAAGCTGATCGACGGCCCGGCGCCGGAGACGCCCGCGCGGCCCATCGACCACATCGGCGTGCACCGGCAGAAGGACGGCCTGTTCTACGTCGGCGCCGCGCCGGTCGCCGGCCGCGTGTCCGGGTCGATCCTGGTCGAGGTGGCCAAGGCCGTCGAGCGGGCCGGGTCGAACCGGGTCCGGCTGACCCCGCAGCAGAAGCTGGTCGTGCTCGACGTGGCCGAGGCCGAGGTCAAGGGCCTCCAGGCGGCGCTGGCCGAACTGGGGTTGCAGACCGAGCCGTCGCCGTGGCGGCGGGGCATCATGGCGTGCACCGGCATCGAGTTCTGCAAGCTCGCGATCGTGGAGACCAAGGCCCGCGCGGCGACGTTGGTCGACGAGTTGGAATCGCGGCTCGCGGACATCACCGACGGCACGACCGCGCCACTGGCCGTGCACATCAACGGCTGCCCCAACTCGTGCGCGCGCATCCAGACCGCCGACATCGGGCTCAAGGGCCAGATCGTCACCGACGAGGCGGGCAACCAGGTCGAGGGCTTCCAGGTCCACCTGGGCGGCGGGCTCGGGCTCGATTCGGGCTTCGGGCGCAAACTGCGCGGCCACAAGGTGACCGCGACCGACCTCCCGGACTACGTCGAACGGGTTGTCCGCAATTTTGTGGCACAAAAAGAGGAAGACGAGCGTTTCGCACAGTGGGTCGCCCGTGCCGACGAGGCAGACCTGAGGTGA
- a CDS encoding DpnI domain-containing protein, producing MSDRATPFYCPYCGDEDLRPQEEPAYSWLCNSCRRVFTVKFIGLNLPQEVQR from the coding sequence ATGAGTGACCGAGCGACACCTTTTTACTGTCCCTACTGCGGAGATGAGGACCTCCGGCCCCAGGAGGAGCCCGCCTACTCCTGGCTCTGCAACTCGTGCCGCCGCGTGTTCACCGTGAAGTTCATTGGTCTCAACCTTCCCCAGGAGGTGCAGCGATGA
- a CDS encoding phosphoadenylyl-sulfate reductase, which translates to MTAPSRVEELKVIAEAASVELADASADEALAWTARTFGESWIVASNMQDAVLIDLATKVKSDIDVLFLETGYHFAETIGTRDAVDLVYPDVHIVNAAAEQSVAEQEAEFGLLNQTDPGRCCRLRKVIPLQATLRNYDAWVTGVRRVDAPTRATTPIVQWDERNGLVKINPIAAWSDDEFNAYIADRGILENPLVQAGYPSIGCAPCTAKPLPGADPRSGRWAGQAKTECGLHG; encoded by the coding sequence ATGACCGCCCCGTCACGGGTCGAGGAGCTGAAGGTGATCGCGGAAGCGGCGTCGGTCGAACTGGCCGACGCGTCCGCGGACGAGGCGTTGGCGTGGACCGCGCGGACGTTCGGCGAAAGCTGGATCGTCGCGTCGAACATGCAGGACGCGGTGCTGATCGACCTGGCCACCAAGGTCAAGTCCGACATCGACGTGCTGTTCCTGGAAACCGGCTACCACTTCGCGGAGACCATCGGCACGCGTGATGCGGTCGACCTGGTCTACCCCGACGTGCACATCGTGAACGCGGCGGCCGAGCAGTCGGTCGCCGAGCAGGAGGCCGAGTTCGGCCTGCTGAACCAGACCGATCCCGGCCGGTGCTGCCGACTGCGCAAGGTGATCCCCTTGCAGGCGACCCTGCGCAACTACGACGCGTGGGTCACCGGCGTGCGCCGGGTCGACGCGCCCACGCGCGCGACTACGCCGATCGTGCAGTGGGACGAGCGCAACGGGCTGGTCAAGATCAATCCGATCGCGGCGTGGTCGGACGACGAGTTCAACGCCTACATCGCCGACCGCGGGATCCTCGAGAACCCGCTGGTGCAGGCCGGTTATCCCTCCATCGGCTGCGCGCCCTGCACCGCGAAGCCGTTGCCGGGAGCCGACCCGCGCAGCGGTCGGTGGGCAGGCCAGGCCAAGACGGAATGCGGGTTGCACGGATGA